Proteins from one Oncorhynchus gorbuscha isolate QuinsamMale2020 ecotype Even-year linkage group LG18, OgorEven_v1.0, whole genome shotgun sequence genomic window:
- the LOC124003770 gene encoding gig2-like protein DreN, giving the protein MPAKLVQFSGWEAVVEKQIVLKPGQAPRGRQGYTMYHGTHRDSARAIITGGFRPSAGGTLGPGVYCSRDIAKARGYPSGCPPGEHVVLQLKVRVGRVKKMDGQNLAMWQSWQQSGYDTAWLPSTVIGHEEDCVKDPKRVAVKGIAHCGDTATKQALEKLISQQRQGGESSGQGNEQGVVRSCKVCKMQTPIGHSLEVCWGCDATVCPFMDKHVCKRSS; this is encoded by the coding sequence ATGCCAGCGAAGTTGGTGCAGTTCAGCGGTTGGGAGGCTGTGGTTGAGAAGCAGATTGTCCTGAAACCTGGTCAGGCACCACGGGGCAGACAAGGCTACACCATGTACCATGGCACCCACCGTGACAGCGCTCGAGCCATCATCACAGGGGGTTTCCGGCCCTCTGCGGGGGGCACGTTGGGCCCGGGGGTCTATTGCAGCCGGGACATAGCCAAGGCGCGGGGCTACCCTAGTGGGTGCCCCCCTGGGGAACACGTGGTACTGCAGCTGAAAGTCCGGGTGGGCCGTGTGAAGAAGATGGATGGACAGAATTTAGCAATGTGGCAATCGTGGCAACAGAGTGGCTATGATACTGCCTGGCTGCCCTCCACCGTCATTGGGCATGAGGAGGACTGTGTTAAAGACCCCAAGCGGGTGGCGGTGAAAGGCATTGCACACTGTGGCGACACGGCCACGAAGCAAGCCCTCGAGAAGCTCATCAGTCAGCAGAGACAGGGGGGGGAGTCAAGTGGACAGGGAAACGAGCAGGGGGTTGTGCGCAGCTGTAAGGTGTGCAAGATGCAGACCCCGATTGGCCACtctctggaggtgtgttgggggTGTGACGCCACTGTATGCCCTTTTATGGACAAACATGTCTGCAAAAGGAGCAGTTGA